In Palaemon carinicauda isolate YSFRI2023 chromosome 21, ASM3689809v2, whole genome shotgun sequence, the following proteins share a genomic window:
- the LOC137615168 gene encoding antifreeze protein Maxi-like, translated as MKYLVLLSLAAMCCARPQFVFLVPGTEGQAGQPTQDQLLALQKSIAPLLQQIQAGGFPGIQAGAGAPAAPESVATDAASGSASASASESSSSADASSASAAETAPAVVEATVAAEGTATAEATATAEASSAAESGSGAEQAQASASASNGEAAAAVDPAANAVDPQFANFIFPGDDPAVIAAKKAHFAAVMSALGKRVQVPAAAAPTAEAEAGEAAAADAEAAEAAEAAEAGEAAEAGEAAEAEAAEAEAAEAGEAGEAGAEVEAAEAEAEAGAEAEAEGAEAEAGEAEAGEAEAGAA; from the exons ATGAAATACTTG gTGCTTTTAAGCTTGGCAGCCATGTGCTGCGCACGGCCCCAGTTCGTCTTTCTGGTGCCCGGTACTGAAGGCCAGGCAGGGCAACCAACCCAAGACCAACTTCTGGCCCTCCAGAAAAGCATTGCTCCACTCCTCCAGCAAATCCAAGCTGGTGGCTTCCCAGGTATCCAAGCTGGTGCTGGTGCTCCTGCAGCACCAGAATCTGTTGCTACTGATGCTGCCTCTGGTTCAGCCTCTGCTTCTGCCTCTGAATCTTCATCTTCTGCTGATGCCTCTTCTGCATCTGCTGCTGAAACTGCCCCTGCTGTTGTGGAAGCCACTGTCGCTGCTGAGGGTACTGCCACTGCTGAAGCTACTGCCACTGCTGAAGCTAGTTCTGCTGCCGAGTCTGGCTCTGGAGCTGAACAAGCTCAAGCCTCTGCATCTGCCAGCAATGGTGAGGCTGCCGCTGCCGTTGACCCTGCTGCCAACGCTGTTGACCCTCAGTTCGCCAACTTCATCTTCCCTGGAGATGACCCCGCTGTTATTGCTGCTAAGAAAGCTCACTTCGCTGCCGTCATGAGCGCTCTTGGAAAGCGCGTACAAGTCCCAGCTGCAGCAGCACCAACTGCTGAAGCTGAGGCCGGTGAAGCTGCTGCTGCCGATGCTGAAGCTGCTGAAGCAGCTGAGGCAGCTGAGGCCGGAGAGGCTGCTGAAGCAGGTGAAGCCGCCGAAGCTGAAGCAGCTGAAGCTGAAGCAGCTGAGGCCGGAGAGGCTGGCGAAGCAGGTGCTGAAGTTGAAGCAGCTGAAGCCGAAGCTGAGGCTGGCGCTGAAGCTGAAGCTGAAGGAGCCGAAGCTGAAGCTGGTGAAGCCGAAGCTGGTGAAGCCGAAGCTGGGGCAGCATAA